In one window of Planctomycetota bacterium DNA:
- a CDS encoding carbon starvation protein A → MNIAWVVLITVPALALAYRFYGRAVARWLGEDRSCPTPAVLFKDDKDFVPTRPSVLFGHHFATIAGAGPILGPTMAACYGYGPVWLWILLGGILFGAVHDYAALAVSLREQGRSIADIARKTLGKPGFLLFVIFTIIMLVLVTAAFLNAAAKSLTSAYPLEKLGVTAEETYLGTFTDSSGVVMGQIGGIASTSVIVITVFAPLVGFLIYKKNVATWFAYLLTGAIAVGSIVIGFRYPVSVGEKTWMILLTVYVWLASSLPVWIILQPRDFTNVQILYAGIALLLVAVVAAGVGGAAFDRPAFSAEQLAEGRATAGSPWPMLFVLVACGAISGFHSLVSTGTTAKQCWMIKHSRPIAFGGMLLESLLAACVLATIVWGLSFADYRDLVWPKGGGGNPVLAFAVGTGKLCHKGLGIPVGLGSVFGILMVEGFVVTTLDSSVRLTRYLFEELWTTLLGRRTPAFLKNSLFNSALAVVLMFLMCWFNA, encoded by the coding sequence ATGAACATCGCCTGGGTCGTCCTGATTACGGTTCCCGCCCTCGCCCTGGCCTACCGTTTCTACGGAAGAGCCGTCGCCCGCTGGCTCGGCGAAGACCGTTCCTGCCCGACGCCCGCGGTCCTCTTCAAGGACGACAAGGACTTTGTGCCGACGCGGCCGAGCGTTCTGTTCGGCCACCACTTCGCCACCATCGCCGGAGCGGGGCCCATTCTGGGGCCGACGATGGCGGCGTGTTACGGCTACGGGCCGGTGTGGCTCTGGATCCTCCTGGGCGGAATCCTTTTCGGCGCGGTCCACGACTATGCCGCCCTCGCCGTCAGCCTCCGCGAACAGGGACGCAGCATAGCCGACATCGCCCGCAAGACGCTCGGCAAACCGGGGTTCCTCCTGTTCGTCATCTTCACAATCATCATGCTCGTTCTGGTGACCGCCGCGTTCCTCAACGCCGCCGCCAAGAGCCTCACGAGCGCCTATCCGCTGGAGAAACTCGGCGTCACGGCCGAGGAAACGTACCTCGGCACGTTCACGGACTCGAGCGGCGTCGTGATGGGGCAGATCGGCGGCATCGCCTCCACCAGCGTCATTGTCATAACGGTCTTTGCGCCGCTGGTGGGCTTTCTCATCTACAAGAAGAACGTGGCGACGTGGTTCGCGTATCTCCTGACCGGCGCCATCGCCGTCGGCAGCATCGTCATCGGGTTCCGCTACCCTGTCTCCGTCGGCGAGAAGACCTGGATGATTCTCCTGACGGTTTACGTCTGGCTCGCCTCCTCGCTCCCCGTCTGGATCATCCTTCAGCCGCGGGACTTCACGAACGTCCAGATCCTTTACGCCGGCATCGCGCTGCTGCTGGTGGCGGTCGTCGCGGCCGGCGTCGGCGGCGCCGCGTTCGACCGCCCCGCCTTCAGCGCCGAACAACTGGCCGAAGGACGCGCGACCGCCGGCAGCCCCTGGCCGATGCTCTTCGTCCTGGTGGCCTGCGGCGCGATCTCCGGGTTTCATTCCCTCGTTTCGACCGGCACAACGGCCAAGCAGTGCTGGATGATCAAGCACTCGCGGCCCATCGCGTTCGGCGGGATGCTCCTGGAATCGCTGCTGGCGGCATGCGTCCTGGCCACGATCGTCTGGGGACTTTCCTTCGCCGATTACCGCGACCTGGTCTGGCCCAAAGGCGGCGGCGGAAACCCCGTCCTCGCCTTCGCCGTCGGCACGGGAAAACTCTGCCACAAAGGCCTCGGCATCCCCGTCGGCCTCGGCAGCGTCTTCGGCATCCTGATGGTCGAGGGGTTCGTCGTCACGACGCTCGACTCCAGCGTCCGCCTCACGCGGTACCTCTTCGAGGAACTCTGGACGACGCTCCTGGGGCGGCGGACGCCCGCTTTCCTCAAGAACAGCCTTTTCAACTCCGCCCTCGCGGTCGTCCTCATGTTCCTCATGTGCTGGTTCAACGC